Proteins encoded together in one Plasmodium vivax chromosome 6, whole genome shotgun sequence window:
- a CDS encoding hypothetical protein, conserved (encoded by transcript PVX_111290A) has translation MKMASFKSLLLNIFFFSLIQISCKRIGKRKCEQWDSWSACKDGISTRVCLTNKSVTDKMTCKACNIWGDWSACKNGKRHRKVVNCPFIREEQDCDPNKSNKQNARNNTTIYFNNDDYDDEQDDVFEETLQEESNLPVKGDSSEPIFLEQDSHGEGKQQSMSESFAHVDEVDATAQPHNEVLTDTTTPSEASPPADDANNETYVSYPEEEPLHGPQNNSDEAQAGADHLSSHNLADDQADSQADGQTNAAPSSEPRAKHFRDHKFEDVSSPPGEGQNENHAEGNTNQNSFYEQQGSHHEHSEHKWRKKHNAGAGSGGAPKFNQTYIASGMGLLFLLSGTAASYALYNGKYKELTEEAKNENFEVIFNEDMKARENSKSMYEDEFWALG, from the coding sequence atgaaaatggcTAGCTTCAAGTCATTATTGTtaaacattttctttttttcgttaataCAAATAAGCTGCAAGCGAATTGGGAAGAGGAAGTGCGAACAATGGGATTCGTGGTCTGCTTGCAAGGACGGAATTAGCACCAGGGTATGCTTAACGAACAAGTCCGTAACAGATAAGATGACCTGCAAGGCGTGTAACATTTGGGGAGATTGGTCTGCctgtaaaaatggaaagagaCACAGAAAAGTAGTTAACTGCCCCTTCATTCGGGAAGAACAGGATTGTGATCCAAACAAATCGAACAAACAAAACGCCAGAAATAATACCaccatttattttaacaatgACGATTATGATGATGAGCAAGATGACGTCTTCGAAGAGACTTTGCAGGAAGAAAGCAATTTACCCGTCAAGGGTGATAGCAGCGAACCGATTTTCCTCGAACAGGACTCACatggggaaggaaaacagCAGAGCATGAGCGAAAGCTTCGCGCACGTGGACGAGGTGGATGCGACTGCGCAGCCTCACAACGAGGTGTTGACAGACACGACGACCCCCTCTGAAGCGTCACCCCCCGCAGATGATGCGAACAACGAGACCTATGTGAGTTATCCCGAGGAAGAACCGTTGCATGGACCGCAAAATAATAGCGATGAAGCCCAAGCGGGCGCAGATCATCTGAGCAGCCACAACCTCGCAGATGATCAAGCGGACAGCCAAGCGGACGGCCAAACGAACGCAGCCCCATCGAGTGAACCAAGAGCAAAGCATTTCCGCGATCATAAGTTTGAGGACGTTTCAAGCCCCCCTGGAGAAggccaaaatgaaaaccaTGCCGAGGGAAACACAAATCAAAACAGCTTCTACGAACAGCAAGGAAGTCACCATGAACATAGCGAACataagtggagaaaaaaacacaatgcAGGAGCGGGAAGTGGAGGTGCACCAAAGTTTAACCAAACGTACATCGCCAGTGGAATGGGTCTTCTCTTTCTCCTAAGTGGAACTGCCGCTAGCTACGCCTTGTACAATGGCAAGTATAAGGAACTGACTGAGGAGGCAAAGAATGAAAATTTCGAGGTCATATTTAACGAAGACATGAAGGCTAGGGAGAACAGCAAGTCCATGTACGAGGATGAGTTCTGGGCCCTGGGCTGA
- a CDS encoding hypothetical protein (encoded by transcript PVX_111275A), which produces MALRNRGEDCDPRKRKAQGGAVRRELAAPPCQNDCAEDNSGEGHCGKDAHKKDNYAKDAHTKDAHKKDNYAKDNCMKDDCMKDDCMKDVTGEERARAGAAAVCASPRLCRGEGPLEEGPPGSHPTRHPSPQPHAEYEVKELAKLMEKYDVRKNFACFGGAFARFANETYTFSHRHFRPHLGIHMNTYLLNDYIFMKNFIKIIKFSRWHILVYLSDNKLYVYKHSRYLWHLDHFNEWKHLPLPTTNEIKDIQIVSCNYKGDLYFDHPKGPNYEAKDDYPFSDSTHQHETIDPIHFFGLSLIDSKDNLYLGMNINVNSSRINIKQMKMVVPQSFEKRKLRMRTILVSLPELTESDLRSCAVYLRYASIFEISYTRAGSDTGEGRASCAAQGEASKREAPTPHVEKAQQQMDPNQPSKVDYRKGSKKKGRTTSQRGRISQRDRASQRGRASPKGKNKSRGSVSKPLPRGTNLSGSVHGTEEKYAANSLHFPMGEVQRGEDHHGNLTRESAKKKRRISRNEVGGPPGQVPQNRSSSNGGGAPKGGPANGGAANGAPANGAAYNGGMTNPSSRDNPPSRDDPPSAAPPERATLKKDRFIFIKTSNHLKFKKRLIHSKPKVLLSGTSCAHGCVLFENKEIYFWMFRHGGSPVAGKVVTGEVAAEEVAAKEVNAGVVAASKGRPSERFTFKKLEYPKLNIVDVVYCNNTYIMLSEDNNLFILKAPYLHTLRAVNFFFYLSSYLPKGLNPQRRSGGLTLEKIRDSSLVKMYLTDYILVTVHSSKDICFTPVLFHRIYSYMDSQYIDVLSTKYERQVTKLIKDLGKFCTRGLENQFSHEEKSRYPNLIKYKMIRTCAQNKNCFTIYVTPNSLVVCIYNLFEYYEVLDTSISNFLSKYYIV; this is translated from the exons ATGGCTCTGCGCAACAGGGGGGAGGACTGTGACCCCAGGAAGAGGAAGGCGCAGGGGGGCGCGGTCCGCAGGGAGTTGGCGGCCCCCCCTTGCCAGAATGACTGCGCGGAGGATAACTCTGGGGAGGGCCACTGCGGGAAGGACGCCCACAAGAAGGATAACTACGCGAAGGACGCCCACACGAAGGACGCCCACAAGAAGGATAACTACGCGAAGGACAACTGCATGAAGGACGACTGCATGAAGGACGACTGCATGAAGGACGTCACTGGTGAGGAGCGCGCGCGCGCCGGCGCTGCAGCCGTGTGCGCGTCCCCGCGTCTGTGCCGAGGCGAGGGCCCCCTTGAAGAAGGTCCACCGGGCAGTCACCCCACGCGACACCCATCCCCGCAACCCCATGCAGAGTACGAAGTGAAGGAGTTGGCCAAGCTGATGGAGAAATACGACGTGCGGAAAAACTTCGCCTGTTTCGGAGGAGCCTTTGCCAGATTCGCAAACGAAACGTACACCTTTTCGCACAGGCACTTCAGACCCCACCTGGGAATACACATGAACACCTACCTGCTcaatgattatatttttatgaaaaattttataaaaattattaagttCTCCAGATGGCATATTCTGGTATACCTCTCGGACAACAAACTGTATGTCTACAAGCACAGTCGATACTTGTGGCACTTGGACCATTTCAACGAGTGGAAGCATTTGCCCCTTCCCACGACGAATGAAATCAAAGACATTCAAATCGTTTCCTGCAACTATAAAGGGGACCTCTACTTTGACCATCCCAAGGGACCAAATTATGAAGCTAAAGATGACTACCCCTTCTCTGACTCTACACACCAACATGAGACCATCGACCCGATCCACTTCTTCGGACTTAGCCTAATTGACAGCAAGGATAATTTATACCTAGGGATGAATATAAACGTAAATTCGAGCAGAATTAACATTAAGCAAATGAAGATGGTCGTTCCGCAATCGTTTGAGAAACGCAAGTTAAGAATGAGGACCATTTTGGTTAGCCTGCCCGAGCTCACCGAATCTGACCTACGCTCTTGCGCCGTTTATTTGAGGTACGCCTCTATTTTTGAGATTTCCTACACACGTGCTGGCAGCGACACCGGTGAGGGAAGAGCCAGCTGCGCCGCCCAGGGGGAAGCttccaaaagggaagcacCTACACCGCATGTAGAAAAGGCACAACAGCAAATGGACCCGAATCAACCTTCCAAAGTGGACTACAGAAAGgggtccaaaaaaaaagggagaaccACCTCGCAAAGGGGCAGGATTTCCCAGAGGGACAGGGCCTCTCAAAGGGGCAGAGCTtcaccaaaggggaagaacaaatcACGTGGCTCTGTAAGTAAGCCCCTCCCCCGGGGAACCAACCTCAGCGGAAGTGTACACGGTACAGAGGAGAAATACGCCGCAAACTCTCTACACTTCCCCATGGGTGaagtgcaaaggggggaagaccaTCATGGGAATCTAACCCGAGAGAGcgccaaaaagaaaaggcgaATTAGTCGTAACGAAGTGGGCGGCCCCCCTGGCCAGGTGCCGCAGAATAGAAGTTCGtccaacggggggggagcgcccAAGGGTGGCCCAGCAAATGGAGGTGCGGCTAATGGTGCCCCAGCAAATGGTGCTGCATATAATGGTGGCATGACTAACCCGTCCAGCCGGGACAACCCGCCCAGCCGGGATGACCCCCCAAGCGCAGCCCCCCCCGAGCGAGCTACCCTAAAGAAGGACCGTTTCATCTTCATAAAAACGTCGAACCATTTGAAGTTCAAAAAGAGGCTGATCCATTCCAAGCCGAAGGTGCTGCTGAGCGGCACGTCGTGCGCGCATGGCTGCGTGCTGtttgaaaataaagagaTTTATTTCTGGATGTTCCGACACGGGGGATCACCCGTAGCAGGTAAGGTGGTCACAGGTGAGGTGGCCGCGGAGGAGGTGGCCGCGAAAGAGGTGAATGCAGGTGTGGTGGCCGCATCCAAGGGAAGACCAAGCGAACGATTCACTTTCAAAAAACTGGAGTACCCCAAGCTGAACATCGTCGACGTAGTCTACTGCAACAACACGTACATTATGCTGTCGGAGGACAACAACCTGTTCATTTTAAAGGCACCCTATTTGCACACCCTACGAGCggtgaattttttcttctaccTGAGCAGCTACCTACCGAAGGGCCTAAATCCCCAACGCAGAAGTGGTGGCCTGACTCTGGAGAAGATTAGGGACTCCAGTTTGGTCAAAATGTACCTTACAGACTACATATTGGTGACCGTCCACAGCAGCAAGGACATTTGCTTCACCCCCGTTTTGTTTCACCGTATTTATAGCTATATGGACTCCCAGTATATTGACGTCCTTTCGACGAAGTATGAGCGGCAG GTGACCAAGCTGATAAAGGACCTGGGCAAGTTCTGCACGCGGGGCCTAGAGAATCAATTTTCGcacgaagaaaaaagcagGTACCCAAATTTGATTAAGTACAAAATGATTCGCACCTGCGCCCAAAACAAAAACTGCTTCACCATTTACGTAACCCCCAACTCGCTGGTCGTGTGCATTTACAACTTGTTCGAGTACTACGAAGTGCTGGACACGTccatttcgaattttttGAGTAAGTACTACATTGTGTAG
- a CDS encoding hypothetical protein, conserved (encoded by transcript PVX_111280A), whose translation MEDYAVFEPAANPAIKNIVQETTIHVPKIEYKEKVVHVPKVEYRTYPVLKDVEAPIYQERYRYKDVQVPQKKFRVKPVYKVVDVPQYKYVNKYVKRKYKRFQYVPKEVPVPFRPRREIYTEIPIRRYIPQYMENGPIQPDMHNSAYNPQGELPLFEGYNHNFLNMMNPFSRYNGRKKDNCFLSCLCNGKNDESLMYEMDPLLFSDVAYTHGRDNLCDVRSGYEISPEPYSTFAYNSYPLVIHKRENNLYNRMIETTSNLLAAAGVALVLAGRLGLQGISLLVGSADKGKGAHKGSHAGAAAVAVAGKGEGADPYALDGGRRNPLKDTQVKEKQIEDQSGRNATKRATK comes from the exons ATGGAGGACTACGCCGTTTTTGAA CCCGCAGCAAACCCGGCCATCAAAAACATAGTCCAAGAAACGACCATCCATGTGCCCAAAATAGAGTACAAGGAAAAAGTCGTCCACGTGCCCAAAGTTGAATACAGAACGTACCCCGTCCTCAAAGATGTGGAAGCCCCCATATACCAAGAAAGGTACAGGTACAAAGACGTCCAAGTCCCCCAAAAGAAGTTCAGGGTCAAGCCCGTGTACAAGGTGGTGGACGTGCCTCAGTACAAATatgttaataaatatgtgaaGAGAAAGTACAAACGATTTCAATACGTGCCAAAGGAAGTCCCTGTGCCTTTTAGACCCAGGAGAGAAATATATACAGAAATTCCCATCCGTAGATATATCCCCCAGTATATGGAAAATGGACCCATACAACCGGACATGCATAATAGCGCTTATAACCCTCAGGGAGAATTACCCCTCTTCGAAGGGTATaatcacaattttttaaatatgatgaATCCGTTTAGTAGGTATAATGGCAGGAAGAAGGATAACTGCTTTTTGAGCTGCCTCTGTAATGGGAAGAATGACGAGTCATTAATGTACGAAATGGATCCTCTGCTCTTTTCAGATGTAGCTTATACACACGGTAGGGACAATCTGTGCGATGTGAGAAGTGGGTATGAAATTTCCCCCGAGCCGTACAGCACATTTGCCTATAATAGTTACCCTCTTGTGATACATAAAcgggaaaataatttgtataacAGAATGATCGAGACCACGTCCAACTTGTTGGCGGCAGCTGGGGTGGCTCTCGTGCTGGCTGGCAGGCTGGGTCTGCAGGGGATATCTCTCCTCGTGGGGAGCGCTGACAAGGGAAAGGGGGCGCACAAGGGGAGCCATGCTGGTGCggctgctgttgctgttgctggCAAGGGTGAGGGTGCCGACCCGTATGCGCTCGATGGGGGGAGACGTAACCCGCTTAAAGATACGCAGGTtaaggagaagcaaattgAGGATCAAAGCGGGAGAAACGCCACAAAAAGGGCAACCAAATAG
- a CDS encoding hypothetical protein, conserved (encoded by transcript PVX_111270A) — translation MLESRAVCARQTFDLLASRFSCSLKLKGRGVACRKFSGRKTVVYEHIVDEDFLTRKGNSINSIVNHSYINERMREINSLLKGCQAGCGKQNGFSKEGSDKEHVDQVIKNLYVLCVNGNIDTSDDRMRYYVNFVLRYVYDHLEDAPVIGGEKQRRGKKFVSINSYMLLLDVLKALNMRDDYGKLLKYVSENIHFFSVDVVKRIAFNYDMSERHHSGGSGHTDRSDHTDGSDPSHGSDPLRRNVLSFFKEVIRYMYGLIQSDSELYYREIDNMNACINICTHFFFGKKYCPQKKTYHYGEDEDVVYLYSMNYIYIKHIATLGELVRARGGSSEDDSSSKKSPNEGLLTPSPLGDFYAAKYKWEEGTSGHYGSHVGDAPDKLRIHTEDMLGSCADKESGENSLTPDIARRNAQLTEDFLFNFHAVDTIYLLYNFYTHLLLKKKKQTRKEHVFLFFPDVRENITDILLSFIRSLRRETSQNKGITNKKIIASLERALILGTAFEVPFALRPFLLYHCNVLLLNKFDLSVLDNIKLLALLRQLWQGSAAGEEAGGRNMPIEGEEAGGRNLPLAGLYTDGRKLPLQPGGDNSFDQLAKMDNPAVQVEKKKKKKKIPPDQLHTQRDEINAEDSAECQASSHLFVENLIKLIFNNLKKCLHNAKGNDLCMLMPAVYTYHKYMDEELKNILTVQVICNKESMNAANMVNILRVFCKMGYKNELIDKFVYNNMKFLTHGKDNSPVAEGGDTQNVTFSCPKLFLLFFYYKGKNGLFTYKDIYYVENYIQNCFFEMNIKDFIFLLLIYFKNGIFFLPPLLLKICVIFNNGKKYIQEDDLLFGLFLLAKNYHALASSADESGAQDGFTGQQPPSVIDKINLFRKSQYSQLHIDNFVNTMNDVLLYLYDDKLINCKADEVRQLQGGETKADDLHTGEKQTDQQISNMALRNDHSFLHIPSETKNNWKKIFNNLQYNMRMMKIFYLLYYPLLNASKKKKKKILNIHHEKFITYLFSLFNDNFSKHEKDVKYIPPLLHYFSYFDVYSPVYFKMQMSYIMQNCAFDCSLLKYTLLSHVLVRREMTREIKNRLKEYVAKNWESFQPPLQVLSLKHCNYFLDLNGDTEKADQGEDHLLFNKMVNGALSNLPQMKAKHYLDMYITICNNAVRVKRPYIELFNHMNRQATHYSGEQLMLILFYMYRTGYSKPKIRKKIRNLILHYHKKRKIDLGTYIKYVLPLDEFGIFHLFPVKFQRWLYDQLTEDVRACVRKPLTGEAECSVESKKGKETGEQQHAPIYLFEQMVKSY, via the exons ATGCTGGAAAGCCGGGCGGTTTGTGCCAGGCAAACATTTGACCTATTGGCCAGCCGTTTTTCATGCTCACTGAAGCTAAAAGGGAGGGGTGTTGCCTGCCGCAAATTCAGTGGCAGGAAAACTGTGGTGTATGAGCACATTGTGGATGAGGATTTCCTAACAAGGAAAGGGAACTCCATCAATTCGATTGTTAACCACAGCTATATTAATGAAAGAATGCGTGAGATTAATTCCCTCTTGAAGGGATGCCAAGCTGGCTGCGGCAAGCAAAATGGATTCTCCAAAGAGGGAAGTGACAAAGAACACGTCGATCaggttattaaaaatttgtacgtACTATGTGTGAACGGCAACATTGACACATCTGATGACCGCATGAGGTACTACGTGAACTTCGTTTTGCGCTATGTGTATGACCATCTGGAGGATGCCCCCGTGATAGGAGGAGAGAAacaaagaaggggaaaaaaattcgtgAGCATCAACAGCTATATGCTCCTCCTAGACGTTTTGAAAGCTCTCAACATGAGGGACGATTATGGCAAGTTACTCAAATATGTCAGCGAGAATAtccactttttttctgtaGACGTGGTGAAGAGAATTGCCTTTAACTACGACATGAGTGAACGGCACCACTCGGGTGGGAGCGGCCACACGGACAGAAGCGACCACACTGACGGAAGCGACCCCTCGCATGGAAGCGACCCGCTGAGGAGAAACgtcctctcctttttcaagGAGGTCATACGCTACATGTACGGGTTGATCCAGTCTGACAGCGAGCTGTACTACCGCGAGATAGACAACATGAACGCGTGCATcaacatatgcacacacttttttttcgggAAGAAGTACTGCCCACAGAAAAAAACTTACCATTATGGGGAAGACGAGGATGTCGTTTATCTGTACAGCATGAATTATATCTACATAAAGCATATAGCCACGCTTGGCGAGTTGGTGCGCGCcaggggggggtcctccgAAGATGACTCTTCTTCAAAGAAATCGCCTAACGAGGGGTTGTTGACCCCCTCCCCTCTGGGTGACTTCTATGCAGCGAAAtacaaatgggaagaaggcACGTCAGGTCACTATGGCAGTCACGTGGGCGACGCACCTGATAAGCTTCGAATCCACACGGAGGATATGCTAGGCAGTTGTGCGGACAAGGAGAGTGGGGAAAATTCCCTCACCCCAGACATCGCACGAAGGAACGCACAACTCACGGAGGActttctttttaacttcCACGCAGTTGACACAATTTACCTACTGTACAACTTCTACACACACTtacttttgaagaaaaaaaaacaaacgagGAAGGAAcatgtattcctttttttccccgacGTAAGGGAAAACATTACGGACATCCTGCTCAGCTTCATTCGCTCACTCAGGAGGGAGACAAGCcaaaataaaggaataacgaataaaaaaatcatcgCTTCCTTGGAGAGAGCGCTAATACTGGGGACGGCCTTCGAGGTTCCCTTCGCCTTGAGGCCCTTCCTACTTTATCACTGCAACGTTTTGCTGTTGAACAAGTTCGACTTGTCTGTGCTGGACAACATAAAGTTGTTGGCCCTTCTGAGGCAGCTTTGGCAGGGAAGCGCggcgggggaggaagcgggaGGGAGAAATATGCCAatcgagggggaagaagcgggcgGGAGAAATCTGCCACTCGCGGGGTTGTACACAGACGGGAGAAAGCTGCCGCTTCAACCGGGCGGCGACAACTCCTTTgaccagctagccaaaatggacaACCCCGCTGtgcaggtggaaaaaaaaaaaaaaaaaaaaaaaatcccccccGACCAGTTGCACACACAGCGGGACGAGATCAACGCAGAGGACTCCGCTGAATGCCAGGCGAGCAGCCACCTCTTCGTGGAAAACTTGAtaaagttaatttttaacaacttaaaaaaatgcctacACAACGCAAAGGGGAACGACCTGTGCATGCTGATGCCCGCAGTGTACACCTACCACAAGTACATGGAtgaggaattaaaaaatatattaaccgTTCAGGTGATTTGCAACAAGGAAAGTATGAACGCAGCGAACATGGTGAACATTTTACGAgtgttttgcaaaatgggatacAAGAACGAACTTATTGACAAGTTTGTATACAACAACATGAAGTTTTTAACCCATGGGAAGGATAACTCCCCTGTTGCAGAAGGGGGTGACACACAAAATGTGACTTTTTCGTGTCCCAAGctatttctcctttttttttattacaaaggtaaaaatggctTATTCACGTATAAGGACATTTACTACGTGGAGAATTACATCCAGAATTGCTTTTTCGAGATGAACATCaaggattttattttccttttgctgatttatttcaaaaatgggatattttttttgcccccacTGTTGCTTAAAATTTGtgtcatttttaacaacGGGAAGAAGTACATACAGGAGGATGACCTCCTCTTTGGGTTGTTTTTGCTCGCGAAAAATTATCACGCCCTGGCGAGTTCTGCCGATGAGAGCGGTGCACAGGATGGCTTCACCGGGCAGCAACCCCCCAGCGTCATAGACAAAATTAACCTGTTCAGGAAAAGTCAGTACAGTCAACTCCATATAGACAATTTTGTGAACACCATGAACGATGTGCTACTCTACCTGTACGATGATAAGCTGATTAACTGCAAGGCGGACGAGGTGAGGcaactgcaggggggggaaacaaaagcTGATGATTTGCACACTGGAGAGAAACAAACAGATCAGCAGATAAGTAACATGGCCCTGCGGAACGATCATTCCTTTCTTCACATCCCAAGTGAAACGAAAAacaattggaaaaaaatctTTAACAATTTGCAGTATAACATGAgaatgatgaaaattttttaccttttataTTACCCTCTTTTAAatgcatcaaaaaaaaaaaaaaaaaaaattctgaacatTCATCACGAAAAGTTCATCACCTAcctgttttccctttttaatgaTAACTTCTCGAAACACGAAAAAGACGTAAAGTacatcccccccctgctgcacTATTTTAGCTATTTCGATGTGTATTCCCCCGTTTACTTTAAAATGCAAATGTCCTACATAATGCAGAATTGCGCTTTTGATTGCTCCCTCCTCAAGTACACTCTGCTTAGCCACGTTTTGGTAAGAAGAGAAATGACcagagaaataaaaaatcgtCTGAAGGAATACGTCGCAAAGAACTGGGAGAGTTTTCAGCCCCCCCTCCAGGTGTTATCCCTTAAACattgcaattattttttggacCTAAATGGGGATACGGAAAAGGCAGACCAGGGGGAAGACCATcttttatttaacaaaatggtgaatgGTGCCCTCTCCAATTTGCCACAGATGAAAGCCAAGCATTACCTCGACATGTACATTACCATCTGCAATAACGCTGTTCGGGTAAAGCGGCCTTACATTGAGCTGTTCAATCACATGAACAGACAGGCGACTCACTACAGCGGAGAGCAGCTGATGCTGAtccttttttacatgtacaggACAGGCTATAGCAAGCCGAAGATACGGAAAAAGATACgaaatttaattttgcattaccacaagaagaggaaaattgACTTGGGGACctacataaaatatgtgcTCCCTCTGGACGAGTTCGGCATCTTCCACCTGTTCCCGGTGAAGTTCCAGCGGTGGCTGTACGACCAG CTGACCGAGGATGTGCGGGCGTGCGTACGGAAGCCCCTAacgggtgaagcg GAATGTAGCGTCGAAtcgaagaaggggaaagagACGGGTGAGCAGCAACACGCACCCATTTACCTGTTCGAGCAGATGGTCAAGAGTTACTAA
- a CDS encoding hypothetical protein, conserved (encoded by transcript PVX_111285A), whose translation MFARSLGREALKRVAGHPCMLPQMGHVKNEVKNANMFTKRGVSFSRIHLTHYLEDYYTSAEIATNMVSPMSEYVWWSWLFLQATIVFGTLFHSNYYFTGKALPKVQGNSQLCEDSW comes from the exons ATGTTCGCAAGGAGCCTTGGGCGAGAAGCGCTTAAGCGGGTCGCTGGACACCCGTGTATgctcccccaaatgggccaCGTTAAAAACGAAGTGAAGAACGCGAACATGTTCACGAAGAGAGGCGTATCCTTCTCGAGAATACATTTAACGCACTACCTGGAGGATTACTATACGTCGGCGGAAATTGCCACGAACATGGTGTCGCCCATGTCTGAGTACGTTTGGTGGAGCTGGCTTTTCCTGCAG GCCACCATAGTCTTTGGCACCCTGTTCCACTCGAACTATTACTTCACGGGGAAGGCCCTGCCCAAAGTTCAAGGGAACTCCCAGTTGTGTGAAGATTCATGGTGA